A window of the Brassica oleracea var. oleracea cultivar TO1000 chromosome C1, BOL, whole genome shotgun sequence genome harbors these coding sequences:
- the LOC106333014 gene encoding uncharacterized protein LOC106333014, with translation MKRVVHLATDIDFTNAIVAFRQAVCLPPTGITTTILPWVCWALWSARNMRIFENHTLTAIEVATKALKLAREWINAQNQILKGNGPVPQPKQAKRQQMITGTTATCRSDAAYDKRSRRAGLAWIFKEPSGTHLNQGATTHDLVSFPLMAEALALRNGLLSAVNLELDKLQIFSDNSTLIRVINNDTHVKEIFGILKDIQQISSVFVEITFSHTPRSSNVEVDRLAKHVPFGKVVRCPSCLIGIAVPQPQNGVQVQTPSDTAETHQFGAETAELPVQEEERVTIAFAVP, from the exons ATGAAAAGAGTAGTTCACCTAGCTACTGATATCGACTTCACAAACGCAATAGTAGCCTTCAGGCAAGCGGTTTGCCTACCCCCGACAGGCATCACAACGACTATTCTCCCGTGGGTGTGTTGGGCCCTTTGGTCAGCTCGAAACATGCGCATATTTGAGAATCACACTCTCACAGCTATAGAAGTGGCGACAAAAGCCCTCAAATTAGCAAGAGAATGGATAAATGCCCAAAATCAAATCTTGAAAGGGAATGGTCCAGTACCTCAACCCAAGCAGGCGAAGCGACAACAGATGATCACCGGAACGACAGCGACATGCAGATCTGACGCAGCCTATGACAAGCGATCCCGAAGGGCAGGACTGGCATGGATCTTCAAGGAACCATCTGGTACCCATCTCAATCAAGGAGCCACCACACATGATCTCGTTAGCTTTCCACTAATGGCAGAAGCGCTCGCTCTTCGAAACGGATTACTTTCTGCAGTGAATCTCGAGCTAGACAAGCTCCAGATCTTCTCTGACAACTCAACCCTCATCCGAGTAATCAACAACGACACACATGTGAAGGAAATCTTTGGTATTCTCAAAGATATCCAACAGATTTCCTCTGTTTTTGTCGAGATAACGTTCTCTCACACTCCTCGGTCTTCCAATGTCGAAGTCGATCGTTTAGCTAAACAT GTTCCATTTGGTAAAGTTGTGAGATGTCCGAGCTGTTTGATTGGCATTGCTGTTCCACAACCCCAGAATGGAGTTCAG GTTCAAACACCTTCGGATACAGCAGAAACGCACCAGTTTGGCGCTGAGACAGCTGAGCTCCCTGTGCAAGAAGAAGAAAGAGTGACAATTGCGTTTGCTGTTCCATAA
- the LOC106309916 gene encoding flowering time control protein FCA, giving the protein MSRFDEDDEGFSRRRRRGNSPSNYQVGIGDRGGGDRRWEDDGPTDRNFHREGVGGGFRPMNAPPGRVDFQPMGYGFDGGFPPMSRDGGFRPNVPVNFPPSESPDAGGYSGGRGFQSTGPDYSVRLTSPPIQQPLSGQKRGRPLSEQSSFTGTDFTDRSSMVKLFVGSVPRTATEEEVRPFFEQHGNVLEVAFIKDKRTGQQQGCCFVKYATSEDADRAIRALHNQITLPGGTGLVQVRYADGERERIGAVEFKLFVGSLNKQATENEVEELFLQFGRVEDVYLMRDEYRQSRGCGFVKYSSKETAMAAIDGLNGTYTMRGCNQPLIVRFADPKRPKPGESREVAHPVGLCSGPRFQASGPRPTSNLGDLSVDVSHTNPWRPMNSPNMGPPGNTGIRGTGSDLATRPGQATLPSNQGGPLGGYVVPALNPLPVSSSATSQQQNRGAGQHMSPLQKPLHSPQDVPLRPQTNFPGAQASLQNPYGYSSQLPTSQLRPQQNVTPATAPQAPLNINLRPTPVSSATDQLRPRAQQPPPQKMQHPPSELVQLLSQQTQTLQATFQSSQQAFSQLQQQVQSMQQPNQNLPGSQTGHGKQQWAGSAIPTVVSTTASTPVSYMQTAAPAATQSVVSRKCNWTEHTSPDGFKYYYNGQTGESKWEKPEEMVLFERQQQQPTINQPQTQSQQALYSQPMQQQPQQVHQQYQGQYVQQPIYSSVYPTPGVSQNAQYPPPLGVSQNSQFPMSGTGQNAQEFGRTDTPVGVASINNPSRTQQVHERRS; this is encoded by the exons ATGTCACGTTTCGACGAGGATGACGAAGGTTTCAGCCGCCGTCGTCGCCGTGGAAACAGCCCTAGCAATTATCAAGTTGGAATTGGGGACAGAGGAGGTGGCGATCGACGCTGGGAAGATGACGGCCCCACGGATCGTAATTTTCACAGAGAAGGCGTTGGAGGAGGTTTCCGGCCGATGAACGCTCCTCCAGGGAGAGTAGATTTTCAGCCTATGGGTTATGGCTTCGACGGAGGTTTTCCGCCGATGAGTCGCGACGGAGGATTTCGGCCTAACGTGCCAGTGAATTTTCCGCCATCGGAAAGTCCAGATGCAGGGGGATATTCCGGCGGCAGGGGATTTCAATCAACGGGGCCTGATTACTCTGTGAGATTGACTTCACCGCCGATCCAGCAGCCTCTTTCTGGTCAGAAAAGAGGTCGTCCTCTCTCGGAGCAGAGTAGCTTTACTGGAACTG ATTTTACTGATCGTAGCAGTATGGTGAAGCTTTTTGTTGGCTCTGTACCAAGGACAGCTACAGAAGAAGAA GTCCGTCCCTTTTTCGAACAACACGGAAATGTTCTTGAGGTTGCTTTTATCAAGGACAAGAGAACAGGACAGCAGCAAG GCTGTTGTTTTGTAAAATATGCAACTTCTGAAGATGCGGATAGGGCCATTAGAGCATTGCACAATCAGATCACTCTTCCTGGG GGAACTGGCCTTGTTCAAGTTCGATATGCTGATGGGGAGAGAGAACGCATAG GTGCGGTAGAGTTTAAGCTTTTTGTTGGTTCCTTGAACAAGCAAGCCACTGAAAACGAGGTTGAGGAG CTCTTTTTGCAATTTGGTCGCGTGGAGGATGTCTATCTCATGCGTGATGAATATAGACAGAGTCGTG GATGCGGGTTTGTTAAATATTCAAGCAAAGAGACGGCCATGGCAGCTATCGATGGTCTCAATGGAACTTATACCATGAGA GGTTGCAATCAGCCGTTGATTGTTCGGTTTGCTGATCCAAAGAGGCCTAAACCGGGCGAGTCAAG GGAAGTGGCACATCCTGTTGGACTTTGTTCAGGGCCTCGTTTTCAAGCTTCAGGACCAAG GCCTACATCTAACCTTGGTGACCTTAGTGTGGATGTAAGCCACACAAATCCTTGGCGTCCTATGAATTCACCAAACATGGGGCCACCTGGTAACACTGGGATCCGTGGTACCGGAAGTGACTTGGCTACTAGGCCAGGTCAAGCCACATTACCTTCAAATCAG GGAGGTCCATTGGGTGGTTATGTTGTTCCTGCCCTTAACCCTCTACCAGTCTCATCCTCTGCCACATCGCAACAG CAAAACCGGGGAGCTGGCCAGCATATGTCACCATTACAAAAACCTCTTCACAGTCCACAGGATGTGCCCCTTCGACCACAAACTAATTTCCCTGGGGCCCAAGCATCCTTGCAGAATCCTTATGGTTATAGCAGCCAGTTGCCTACTTCTCAGCTGCGGCCACAACAAAACGTCACTCCTGCAACAGCTCCTCAAGCTCCTTTGAACATCAACCTACGGCCAACACCTGTATCTTCTGCAACTGATCAATTGCGCCCTCGTGCTCAGCAGCCACCGCCACAAAAGATGCAACATCCTCCTTCTGAGCTAGTTCAGCTCTTGTCACAACAGACTCAGACTCTACAAGCAACCTTCCAATCATCTCAGCAAGCATTTTCTCAACTGCAGCAGCAGGTGCAGTCCATGCAGCAACCAAACCAAAATTTACCAGGCTCACAGACTGGCCATGGTAAACAGCAG TGGGCTGGATCTGCAATTCCGACAGTTGTTAGCACCACTGCTTCTACACCAGTTAGCTATATGCAAACAGCTGCACCTGCAGCAACTCAGAGTGTTGTTTCTCGCAAATGTAACTGGACCGAGCATACCTCGCCTGATGGATTTAAGTATTATTACAACGGTCAAACCGGTGAAAGCAAG TGGGAAAAACCTGAGGAAATGGTATTGTTCGAACGTCAGCAACAGCAGCCAACTATAAATCAGCCCCAGACCCAATCACAGCAGGCTCTTTATTCCCAGCCGATGCAGCAACAACCACAACAGGTTCACCAGCAATATCAGGGCCAATATGTACAGCAGCCTATTTATTCTTCAGTG TATCCAACTCCAGGGGTCAGCCAGAATGCTCAG TATCCGCCGCCATTGGGAGTTAGTCAAAATAGCCAG TTTCCTATGTCAGGCACCGGTCAAAATGCTCAG GAATTTGGGCGGACAGATACACCAGTGGGGGTTGCTTCCATCAATAATCCGTCACGAACTCAACAG GTACATGAAAGGAGGAGCTGA